A stretch of Cupriavidus necator DNA encodes these proteins:
- a CDS encoding oxepin-CoA hydrolase, alternative type, with protein sequence MTTFSSLLQRTEGSVLVLAINNPGKRNAIAADLYDNIRAALANAAEDPAIGAIVLTGAGDYFCAGGDLELISKRRELTYEERIEKLGHLHDVVCKLRDFPKPIVAAVEGGAAGAGFSLALACDLLVASAGTAFSIAYVKVGLTPDGGITGLLAQSLSRQVLTQLALTGDRITAEQLQHFGVVNQLVKAGQAGAAAIALAARLAQGPQQALGSIKALCRHAHERSLDEQLEAERGAMAVAQGSAEAAEGIAAFLGKRPADFASLRRGDPA encoded by the coding sequence ATGACTACCTTTTCCTCCCTGTTGCAGCGCACGGAAGGCAGCGTGCTGGTCCTTGCCATCAACAATCCGGGCAAACGCAACGCCATCGCGGCGGATCTCTATGACAATATCCGCGCCGCACTGGCCAATGCAGCAGAGGATCCGGCGATTGGCGCGATCGTGCTGACGGGGGCCGGCGACTATTTCTGTGCGGGCGGCGACCTGGAATTGATCAGCAAGCGGCGCGAACTGACCTACGAGGAGCGCATCGAGAAGCTGGGGCATCTGCACGACGTGGTGTGCAAGCTGCGCGACTTTCCCAAGCCGATCGTCGCAGCGGTCGAAGGCGGTGCGGCAGGTGCGGGCTTCTCGCTGGCACTAGCCTGCGATTTGCTGGTGGCTTCCGCCGGCACAGCGTTCTCGATTGCCTATGTGAAGGTGGGGCTGACACCGGATGGCGGCATCACCGGCCTGCTGGCGCAGAGCCTCTCGCGGCAGGTGCTGACGCAGTTGGCGTTGACTGGCGACCGCATCACGGCCGAGCAGCTGCAGCACTTCGGCGTCGTCAATCAACTGGTTAAGGCGGGCCAGGCCGGCGCGGCGGCGATCGCGCTGGCGGCGCGGCTTGCCCAGGGCCCGCAGCAGGCGCTGGGATCAATCAAGGCGCTGTGCCGCCATGCGCACGAGCGCTCGCTCGATGAGCAACTCGAGGCTGAACGGGGCGCGATGGCCGTGGCCCAGGGCAGCGCCGAAGCCGCGGAGGGCATTGCCGCTTTCCTGGGGAAACGTCCTGCGGATTTTGCCAGCTTGCGCCGCGGCGATCCGGCATAG
- a CDS encoding winged helix-turn-helix transcriptional regulator, whose amino-acid sequence MQKKPLGETPCPIARTAARVADSWSVLILREAFYGVTRFDEFQQNLAIAPNMLTRRLNSLVEEGMLERRQYCDRPPRSEYILTARGRDFRQVLLAMLAWGNKHLAPEGESVQLTNRRTGVRVEPVLVDAANGRPVTDADYHLAPGPAASDRVRQRLSRSAEA is encoded by the coding sequence ATGCAGAAGAAGCCACTTGGCGAAACGCCGTGTCCGATTGCTCGCACCGCGGCCCGCGTCGCCGACAGCTGGAGCGTATTGATCCTGCGCGAAGCCTTTTACGGCGTGACCCGGTTCGACGAGTTCCAGCAAAACCTGGCTATCGCGCCCAATATGCTCACGCGTCGCCTGAACTCGCTTGTCGAAGAAGGCATGCTTGAGCGTCGCCAGTACTGCGACCGCCCGCCCCGCTCCGAGTACATCCTGACCGCGCGCGGGCGCGATTTCCGCCAGGTGCTGCTGGCGATGCTGGCCTGGGGCAACAAGCATCTCGCGCCTGAAGGCGAAAGCGTGCAGTTGACGAACCGGCGCACCGGCGTGCGCGTGGAACCTGTGCTGGTCGACGCCGCCAACGGGCGCCCGGTCACCGATGCCGACTATCACCTTGCACCCGGCCCCGCCGCCAGTGACCGCGTGCGCCAGCGGTTGTCGCGCTCGGCGGAAGCCTGA
- a CDS encoding type II toxin-antitoxin system VapC family toxin, producing MTVAELLYGIARLPDGRRKTGLEEAALQMLDEEFAGRVLPFDEDAAVHYAALVSRREHAGRPISMADAQIAAICLHHAAALATRNSKDFEGVGIVLANPWETSQGKLAPPCVRQALAILNECSRG from the coding sequence GTGACGGTTGCCGAACTCTTGTATGGAATAGCGCGTTTGCCGGACGGGCGCCGCAAAACCGGACTAGAGGAAGCCGCGCTGCAGATGCTCGATGAGGAATTCGCCGGCCGGGTGCTTCCTTTCGACGAGGACGCCGCCGTTCACTACGCCGCGCTCGTATCCCGGCGAGAGCACGCGGGTCGTCCGATTAGCATGGCGGATGCGCAGATTGCAGCTATTTGCCTGCACCACGCCGCCGCGCTGGCCACGCGTAACAGCAAAGACTTCGAAGGAGTCGGCATCGTTCTGGCCAATCCCTGGGAAACGAGCCAAGGCAAGCTCGCGCCCCCCTGCGTGCGCCAGGCGCTGGCTATCCTTAACGAGTGTTCGCGTGGCTGA
- a CDS encoding 2-dehydropantoate 2-reductase encodes MKILVLGAGGMGGYYGARLIEAGADVTFMLRPGRARALERVGLAVRSELGDFHRPVKMVLAGQVGAQFDVVLLACKAYDLADAIRAISPAVGRDTAVLPLLNGLDAYDRLDQCFGRQRVLGGVAYIATTLAADGTVVHAGRMDRLVVGPRAAQGSALAADFHALVSRAAGTRELSGAIGQELWNKWAMIAAGAVMTCLMRGTVADIMKTQDGRRLMLDAIAECRTVAQLYGHAIPEPVVAAMQARLLDEASTWAASMMRDIARGAPRIEADAIVGDLIKRAAGYGHELPLSRAAYCHLQVYQRQRAAHQTAG; translated from the coding sequence ATGAAGATTCTTGTACTCGGTGCCGGGGGCATGGGCGGCTACTATGGCGCGCGCCTGATCGAGGCAGGCGCGGATGTCACCTTCATGTTGCGGCCCGGCCGCGCGCGGGCGCTGGAACGGGTTGGCCTGGCCGTGCGTAGCGAACTTGGCGACTTCCATCGCCCGGTAAAGATGGTCCTGGCCGGTCAGGTCGGCGCGCAGTTCGACGTGGTACTGCTGGCATGCAAGGCCTACGACCTTGCCGACGCGATCCGGGCCATCAGCCCGGCCGTTGGCCGGGACACTGCGGTATTGCCTCTGCTCAACGGCCTTGACGCCTATGACCGGCTCGACCAGTGCTTTGGCAGGCAACGCGTGCTGGGTGGAGTCGCATACATAGCGACAACGCTGGCGGCGGATGGAACCGTCGTGCACGCCGGCCGCATGGACCGGCTGGTAGTCGGCCCGCGCGCCGCGCAGGGGTCGGCATTGGCCGCGGATTTCCATGCGCTGGTGTCCAGGGCGGCCGGTACGCGTGAGCTATCGGGCGCCATCGGGCAGGAGCTGTGGAACAAGTGGGCCATGATTGCCGCCGGCGCAGTGATGACATGCCTGATGCGCGGGACCGTGGCGGACATCATGAAGACCCAGGATGGCCGTCGCCTGATGCTTGACGCGATTGCGGAGTGCCGCACGGTGGCGCAACTGTACGGCCATGCCATCCCTGAACCCGTTGTCGCTGCCATGCAGGCCCGACTGCTGGACGAAGCATCGACCTGGGCTGCCTCGATGATGCGGGATATAGCGCGGGGCGCCCCACGCATAGAAGCCGACGCCATCGTCGGCGATCTCATCAAGCGCGCAGCCGGGTACGGGCATGAGCTTCCGTTGAGCCGTGCGGCATATTGCCACCTGCAGGTCTATCAGCGCCAGCGCGCTGCGCACCAGACGGCTGGTTGA
- a CDS encoding MaoC family dehydratase produces MNIQYIEDLAAGQRYGSGRLTVAPERIKAFAAEFDPQPFHLDEAAARDTLFRGLAASGWHTAALTMRLLVDGEFRPAGGIVGAGFEELRWPRPVRPGDELHIESEILEVRISKSRPDQGVVKVRTTTFNQADEPVQVFTGNLIVQCRPAAAAQAEAS; encoded by the coding sequence ATGAACATTCAATACATCGAGGATCTCGCGGCGGGCCAACGATACGGTTCGGGGCGGCTGACCGTCGCGCCTGAACGGATCAAGGCCTTTGCTGCCGAGTTCGACCCGCAGCCCTTCCATCTCGATGAAGCCGCCGCCCGCGACACACTATTTCGTGGACTGGCTGCGAGCGGTTGGCATACCGCTGCGCTGACGATGCGCCTGCTGGTCGACGGCGAATTCCGGCCCGCGGGCGGCATCGTCGGCGCGGGCTTCGAGGAGCTGCGCTGGCCAAGGCCGGTTCGCCCTGGCGATGAACTGCATATCGAGAGCGAGATACTTGAAGTGCGGATTTCGAAATCGCGCCCCGACCAGGGCGTGGTGAAGGTGCGTACCACAACCTTCAACCAGGCCGACGAGCCAGTGCAGGTTTTCACCGGCAACCTGATCGTCCAGTGCCGCCCCGCAGCCGCCGCGCAGGCAGAGGCGTCATGA
- a CDS encoding S8 family serine peptidase, which produces MRHFAVLGCLTAVALSIQAAPLPDSNRAAPGTEAARSARLVDRDGDRISDDLQARIAAARPGDLVRVVVTFSGPGTAATARQAVGAFTLDREFRIIRGFSATMTTAQIRALAQQPGVRRIEEDFTVSTKLNAARADFGTDATRTSFGVDGAGIKGCIVDTGVDSNHEQLDARPIPFFDAINGRTSAYDDHGHGTHVASIAFGDGTGGSGAATYKGVAPGAAIYAAKVLDQSGSGLESQVIAGIDWCVSQGVRIISMSLGSSAPSDGQDSLSQAVDAAVSSGAVVVVAAGNSGDEPGTVGSPGAAAQAITVAACAEWSAPAGAPNHSDGIYVTPFSSRGPTLDNRVKPDICAPGLTITAAKAGTVSGYVTYSGTSMATPFVSGIVALALQANPILSPADLRQKLEVTAQDRGPAGKDNDIGAGLLDGYALVASAKGGTSYQPTVFPTYRRVTGSVANHGQWSYTFSIAQADLGVPIGATVTINGQAKCILPLLGGCFAAQWDPDLDARLLDPNGVVLSESLCMAGVECGGIGRQETLHALPTVAGTYTIQVSPSEDSVNLGKGGSFALDLSSGPRAGIASLPVVHVGGLSASSTGNKTGWTTTVTVTVHDASHNPVPNATVSGTWSGGYSGSSACTTGAGGQCMVTSGTISKRKNSVTFAVTNITGTLTYQASSNDMTSVTATKP; this is translated from the coding sequence ATGCGCCATTTCGCTGTACTGGGTTGTCTGACGGCTGTCGCTTTGTCCATTCAGGCCGCGCCGCTGCCCGACTCGAACCGGGCGGCACCCGGCACGGAGGCAGCGCGTTCGGCCCGCCTAGTCGACCGTGACGGCGACCGGATCTCCGATGATCTGCAGGCGCGGATCGCAGCGGCACGGCCAGGTGACCTCGTCCGTGTCGTCGTCACGTTCAGCGGCCCGGGCACTGCGGCCACGGCGCGGCAGGCGGTCGGTGCTTTCACGCTGGACCGCGAATTCAGGATCATCCGCGGATTCTCCGCCACCATGACGACCGCCCAGATAAGGGCGCTGGCGCAGCAGCCTGGCGTGCGGCGGATCGAGGAGGACTTCACCGTTTCGACCAAGCTCAACGCCGCCCGCGCCGACTTCGGCACGGACGCGACACGCACCAGCTTCGGGGTTGACGGCGCCGGCATCAAGGGTTGCATCGTCGACACGGGCGTCGATTCGAACCACGAGCAGCTTGACGCGCGACCGATCCCGTTCTTTGATGCCATCAATGGACGGACTAGTGCATATGATGACCACGGCCACGGCACCCACGTCGCGTCGATCGCCTTCGGCGACGGCACGGGCGGCTCGGGCGCCGCCACCTACAAGGGCGTGGCGCCCGGCGCAGCGATCTACGCGGCCAAGGTGCTCGACCAGTCCGGCTCCGGACTCGAGAGCCAGGTCATCGCCGGCATCGACTGGTGCGTGTCCCAAGGGGTGCGGATCATTTCCATGAGTCTGGGCTCCAGCGCGCCGTCAGACGGACAGGACTCCCTGAGCCAGGCCGTCGATGCAGCGGTGAGCAGCGGTGCTGTCGTGGTGGTGGCGGCCGGAAATTCGGGCGACGAACCAGGGACGGTCGGCTCGCCCGGGGCCGCAGCGCAAGCCATCACCGTGGCGGCATGCGCGGAGTGGTCCGCTCCCGCCGGCGCGCCCAACCATTCGGACGGCATCTACGTGACGCCGTTTTCGAGCCGGGGACCGACGCTGGATAACCGTGTCAAGCCGGACATCTGTGCACCCGGACTGACCATCACGGCTGCAAAGGCCGGCACGGTCAGCGGTTATGTAACCTACAGTGGCACCTCCATGGCCACGCCGTTCGTCTCCGGCATAGTCGCCCTGGCGCTACAGGCGAATCCGATCCTGTCGCCAGCGGACCTGCGGCAGAAGCTCGAAGTCACGGCGCAGGACCGCGGCCCCGCCGGCAAGGACAATGATATCGGCGCCGGACTCCTTGACGGCTACGCGCTGGTGGCCAGCGCCAAGGGGGGCACCAGCTACCAGCCGACCGTCTTTCCGACGTATCGCAGGGTCACCGGCAGCGTGGCCAATCATGGTCAGTGGAGCTACACGTTCTCCATCGCCCAGGCTGACCTCGGTGTTCCCATCGGTGCCACGGTCACCATTAACGGCCAGGCGAAATGCATCCTGCCGCTATTGGGCGGCTGCTTCGCCGCGCAGTGGGATCCCGATCTCGACGCCCGGCTGCTGGACCCCAACGGCGTCGTGCTGTCCGAGAGCCTGTGCATGGCCGGCGTCGAATGCGGTGGCATCGGCCGTCAGGAAACACTGCACGCACTGCCAACCGTGGCCGGGACGTACACTATCCAGGTGTCCCCGTCCGAGGACAGCGTGAACCTGGGCAAGGGCGGCAGCTTCGCCCTGGACCTGTCGAGCGGCCCTCGAGCCGGCATCGCGAGTCTGCCCGTGGTGCACGTGGGCGGCCTGAGCGCCAGCAGCACCGGAAACAAGACGGGATGGACCACCACCGTCACGGTCACGGTGCACGATGCCAGCCACAACCCGGTGCCGAACGCAACCGTGAGCGGAACCTGGAGCGGCGGCTACAGCGGGAGCTCGGCCTGCACCACGGGCGCCGGCGGACAGTGCATGGTCACGAGCGGAACGATCTCCAAGCGAAAGAACAGCGTGACCTTCGCCGTGACCAACATCACCGGCACGCTCACCTACCAGGCCAGCAGCAACGACATGACAAGCGTCACGGCGACAAAGCCGTGA
- a CDS encoding thiolase family protein — MHARDVVLCQPVRTAIGAYNGSLKAVPAVDLGAAAIRATVARAGIDPGEVGSVVFGNVIQAGNRMNPARQAAIGAGLPVSVPAMTVNRVCGSGAQAIATAADEVRLGYVDIAIAGGMENMDRAPYLMPSGRWGQRMGDSVLYDSMLHDGLFDAFSGEHSGWHTEDLVARYALTREAQDRWAERSQRNFALAQANGRFTGQIAGVATKGKGGTAMFEVDEANRPDTSLDTLGRLKPAFRPDGTITAGNAPGLNSGAAAMIIAERALAEARGLQPLGRLAAYGVGAVEPGMFGLGPVPAVRQALQRAGWELGDIERIEINEAFAAVPLAVAVELGLPHDIINVDGGAIAHGHPIGATGAVLTTRLLHAMRADGIRRGIVTLCIGGGQGIALALETLA; from the coding sequence ATGCATGCAAGAGATGTCGTGCTGTGCCAGCCGGTGCGCACCGCCATTGGCGCCTACAACGGCTCACTGAAGGCCGTTCCGGCGGTTGATCTCGGCGCCGCAGCGATACGGGCAACCGTGGCACGGGCGGGAATCGATCCAGGCGAGGTCGGCAGCGTGGTGTTCGGAAATGTGATCCAGGCCGGCAACCGCATGAACCCGGCCCGGCAGGCTGCCATTGGGGCAGGGCTGCCGGTTTCGGTTCCGGCGATGACCGTCAACCGCGTTTGCGGCTCGGGGGCCCAGGCCATCGCCACGGCAGCGGACGAGGTACGGCTCGGCTATGTAGATATCGCCATCGCCGGCGGCATGGAAAACATGGATCGCGCGCCATACCTGATGCCGTCCGGCCGCTGGGGTCAACGCATGGGCGATTCCGTCCTGTACGACAGCATGCTGCACGACGGCCTGTTTGACGCCTTCTCCGGTGAGCACTCCGGATGGCATACCGAGGACCTTGTCGCCCGCTACGCGCTGACCCGCGAGGCCCAAGACCGCTGGGCCGAGCGTTCGCAGCGGAATTTCGCGCTGGCGCAGGCGAACGGGCGATTCACCGGCCAGATTGCCGGGGTGGCGACCAAAGGGAAGGGCGGTACGGCCATGTTCGAAGTGGACGAAGCCAACCGCCCTGATACCAGCCTCGATACGCTCGGCCGGCTCAAGCCGGCGTTTCGCCCGGACGGCACGATTACCGCCGGCAATGCGCCCGGGCTCAACAGCGGCGCAGCGGCCATGATCATTGCCGAACGTGCGCTGGCTGAAGCCAGGGGGCTGCAGCCGTTGGGACGATTGGCCGCTTACGGTGTCGGGGCCGTGGAGCCCGGCATGTTCGGGCTGGGCCCGGTCCCGGCGGTGCGGCAGGCGCTGCAACGCGCCGGCTGGGAGCTGGGCGACATTGAACGCATCGAGATCAATGAAGCATTTGCCGCGGTGCCGCTGGCTGTCGCGGTGGAGCTCGGATTGCCGCACGACATCATCAACGTCGACGGTGGCGCCATTGCCCACGGCCATCCGATCGGTGCGACCGGCGCGGTGCTGACGACGCGGCTGCTGCATGCCATGCGCGCCGACGGCATACGGCGCGGCATCGTCACGCTGTGCATCGGCGGCGGACAAGGGATTGCGCTGGCGCTCGAGACGCTGGCCTGA
- a CDS encoding LysR family transcriptional regulator: MDLKQIQYFIALFEDGSVTRAAKRLNIVQPALSMQIARLEEEFGQKLFERIPHGMVPTAAGRMMYRLFLPIVRDIAGARQQMMQREEQMAGRITLGMVASETESVLVDSLARFNARYPNVEVSVADGFSTALIDLVSAGQLDAAVVHRQRGRLALQVQPMHDEEMVLVTSAEHGPDLPESVEMAKLPALELVLPTKRHGLRVVLDTATQAQDVTLAPKFEIDILGTIVRFVQATRFVTVLPRIVVQRAVEDGRLRMHTIVAPRIVRHLVCVSHPQRPLSTATEALIAIVTEEIRRVSGMEQVPIEGGSLT; this comes from the coding sequence ATGGACCTCAAGCAAATCCAATACTTCATCGCGCTGTTCGAGGACGGCTCCGTCACGCGAGCGGCCAAGCGGCTGAACATCGTGCAGCCGGCGCTCAGCATGCAGATCGCACGGCTGGAAGAGGAATTCGGTCAGAAGCTGTTCGAGCGCATCCCGCACGGCATGGTGCCGACTGCTGCAGGTCGCATGATGTACCGTCTGTTCCTGCCCATCGTGCGTGACATCGCCGGCGCTCGGCAGCAGATGATGCAGCGAGAAGAGCAGATGGCCGGCCGCATCACGCTTGGCATGGTGGCGTCCGAGACGGAGAGCGTGCTGGTGGATTCGCTGGCGCGTTTCAACGCGCGCTATCCGAACGTAGAGGTATCGGTCGCGGACGGCTTCAGTACGGCTCTGATCGATCTGGTTTCCGCCGGCCAGCTTGACGCGGCGGTGGTTCATCGCCAGCGTGGCCGGCTGGCGCTGCAGGTGCAGCCGATGCACGACGAGGAGATGGTGCTGGTGACCAGCGCAGAGCACGGCCCGGACCTTCCGGAATCCGTGGAGATGGCAAAGCTACCGGCACTGGAGTTGGTGCTGCCGACCAAGCGCCATGGCCTGCGCGTCGTGCTGGACACGGCCACGCAGGCGCAGGACGTCACGCTTGCGCCGAAGTTCGAGATCGACATCCTCGGCACCATCGTGCGGTTCGTGCAAGCCACGCGCTTTGTCACGGTGCTGCCGCGCATCGTGGTGCAGCGCGCAGTGGAAGATGGCAGGCTGCGCATGCATACCATTGTCGCGCCGCGTATCGTTCGGCATCTGGTCTGCGTGAGCCATCCGCAGCGGCCGTTAAGCACGGCAACTGAGGCGTTGATCGCCATCGTGACCGAGGAAATCAGGCGGGTTTCTGGGATGGAACAGGTTCCGATCGAAGGCGGTAGCCTGACCTAG
- a CDS encoding ABC transporter ATP-binding protein gives MSNPLLKLDGVSVNYGRIEAARAVSLEVHEGEFVSIIGSNGAGKSSTLKAIAGVVKPVAGAITYAGKQVHGRGPHEMVACGIAMVPEGRYVFADQTVEDNLILGGYIHAQRKGVASLRGDIDRIYDLFSRLKERRLQAAGSLSGGEQQMLAIGRGLLSKPRLLMIDEVSLGLAPKVLDFLFPVLKELNRQGLAILLVEQLAVQALSVTTRAYVMENGRITMSGPSAQLAGNPAVMEAYLGKAA, from the coding sequence ATGAGCAACCCCTTATTGAAACTTGATGGCGTATCCGTGAACTATGGACGGATCGAAGCGGCACGTGCGGTTTCCCTCGAAGTTCACGAGGGCGAGTTCGTCAGCATCATCGGATCAAATGGCGCTGGAAAGAGCTCAACTCTCAAGGCCATCGCGGGGGTCGTGAAGCCGGTTGCCGGCGCCATTACTTATGCAGGGAAGCAGGTGCATGGCCGTGGTCCGCACGAAATGGTTGCGTGCGGAATCGCGATGGTACCAGAGGGGCGTTACGTTTTCGCGGATCAGACCGTGGAAGACAATCTCATCCTCGGTGGCTACATACACGCTCAGCGAAAGGGCGTCGCGTCCCTGCGGGGAGATATCGACAGGATCTACGACCTCTTTTCACGCTTGAAGGAACGGCGATTGCAAGCTGCAGGTTCCCTCTCGGGTGGCGAGCAGCAAATGCTTGCGATTGGTCGGGGGCTATTGTCCAAGCCCAGGTTGTTGATGATCGACGAAGTATCTCTCGGTCTAGCGCCCAAGGTCCTCGATTTTCTATTTCCGGTCTTGAAAGAGTTGAACCGGCAGGGCTTGGCAATTCTGCTCGTCGAACAACTGGCCGTGCAGGCACTTTCCGTAACCACTCGTGCTTACGTGATGGAGAACGGTCGCATCACCATGAGTGGTCCGTCGGCACAACTTGCCGGAAACCCGGCGGTGATGGAGGCATACCTGGGAAAGGCAGCTTGA
- a CDS encoding tripartite tricarboxylate transporter substrate binding protein: MTIQLSRRRLLQAACGAVPAMLVPSLLRAEAPYPGNPIVVKVAFPAGGPADESIRAAAVVMKRSLGQNVLADNLPGASGSICAMNVLRGANDGYTLLGTTGIDFLVAPLTIASAKYSPEKFRLAGFSGISDFILVSNPSLQFKNVDEVIAYAKNPKNRPLSLAHWGPGSGPHLVGADFQARTGARFLEVPYKGAAPVTSDIAGAQVDLTFIPMGGPTYGMIKAGRFRPIGVASKARHPSLPDVPALSEYKDLADFEYSQWAGVLAPPNTPDAVTARVVEAMNAWVGSPENRTRRAVNLQRAIEPMTMAQAQAFLSNEHAKLTRIAKSLRLAGQ, encoded by the coding sequence ATGACTATCCAGCTTTCGCGCCGGCGCCTGCTGCAGGCGGCGTGCGGCGCCGTGCCGGCAATGCTTGTGCCGTCCTTGCTGCGGGCTGAAGCGCCCTATCCGGGCAACCCGATCGTCGTCAAGGTCGCATTTCCCGCTGGGGGTCCGGCGGACGAATCGATCCGCGCGGCAGCCGTCGTGATGAAAAGGAGCCTGGGGCAGAACGTTCTTGCCGACAACCTTCCCGGCGCAAGCGGATCGATCTGCGCCATGAACGTGCTGCGCGGTGCCAACGATGGCTACACCTTGCTGGGCACGACCGGCATCGACTTCCTGGTCGCGCCACTTACCATCGCATCGGCGAAGTATTCGCCGGAGAAGTTCAGGCTGGCAGGCTTCAGCGGGATTTCGGACTTCATCCTGGTGTCGAATCCCTCGTTGCAGTTCAAGAACGTCGACGAAGTCATTGCCTACGCGAAGAACCCGAAGAACCGCCCGCTGTCGCTGGCGCATTGGGGCCCTGGCTCGGGACCCCACCTGGTCGGGGCCGACTTCCAGGCCCGCACCGGCGCACGCTTCCTGGAAGTCCCCTACAAGGGCGCGGCGCCGGTCACCAGCGACATTGCCGGTGCGCAGGTAGACCTGACCTTCATTCCCATGGGAGGTCCGACTTACGGGATGATCAAGGCCGGCCGCTTCCGGCCGATCGGTGTCGCCAGCAAGGCCCGGCATCCGTCGTTGCCCGATGTGCCGGCGCTGTCGGAATACAAGGACCTGGCCGACTTCGAGTACAGCCAGTGGGCGGGCGTGCTGGCCCCGCCGAATACACCGGATGCCGTGACGGCACGGGTGGTGGAGGCCATGAATGCGTGGGTGGGCAGCCCGGAAAACCGTACCCGGCGCGCCGTCAATCTCCAGCGCGCGATCGAGCCGATGACCATGGCCCAGGCGCAAGCCTTCCTGAGCAACGAACACGCCAAGCTGACCCGCATTGCCAAGAGCCTCAGGCTGGCCGGGCAATAA